TTCCATGGATCGGTCGGGACGCGATCGGCGATCTTGGTCCAGCGGCGCGGCACCGGGGTGCTGCTCGGCTTGGTGACGAGGGCTTCAAGTCCCTGTTGCTGAGTGGGATAGTTACCCGCGTTGAGCTTGTAGGTCTTCAGCGAGGAGCCGATCGCATTGAAGTCGGCATCGACGCGCTGGAGCTTCGCACCGTCGCCGATGCCACCGATCAAGGCGATGGAACCACCCAAAAGCACGGCGATGATCCCGAGAACGATGACCATTTCAAGCAGGGTGAAACCCGCGGCGACGCGCTGACGGATGGACTTTTGGTATTTCATGGATAGTGCAATGCGGTTGCTGGGAAAAGGACTACGCCTGAGAAAACACCGCGGGAATCAAAAGTTGTCTGGAAATTCCGTCGCATTCGCAGCGGGCTTCTTCCTTGCGCCCGGGCGTCCTTTCCCCCACCCCTTGCCCGCAAACATCCCATGAACAAGGTTCTCCTCATCGGCGCCGGGGGCGTCGGCAGCGTCGTCGCCCACAAATGCGCCATGGTCCCCGAGGTTTTCGGTGAAATCACCTTGGCCTCCCGCACGAAATCGAAGTGCGACGCGATCGCCGCCGAGGTCAAAAAGCGCACCGGACGCGACATCGCGACCGCCCAGGTGGATGCGGACGACCCGATTCAAACGGCCGAGCTGATCCGGAAGACCGGAGCCACCCTTGTCATCAACGTGGCCCTCCCCTACCAGGACCTCACCATCATGGAGGCCTGCCTCTCCGCCGGTGTCGATTACCTCGATACCGCAAACTACGAGCCGAAGGACGTGGCGAAGTTTGAATATTCCTGGCAGTGGGCGCTGCACGAGCAGTGGCTCGGTGCCGACCGCTCCGCGCTGCTCGGCTCCGGCTTCGATCCGGGCGTGACCAACGTCTTCACCGCCTGGGCGCTCAAGCACCACTTCGACCAGATCCACACCTTGGACATCATCGACGTGAACGGAGGCAACCACGGCAAGGCTTTCGCCACGAATTTCAACCCGGAGATCAACATCCGCGAGGTGACGGCCGAGTGCCGCCACTGGGAGGACGGCCAGTTCGTCGAGACCGCGCCGATGTCC
The Luteolibacter rhizosphaerae DNA segment above includes these coding regions:
- the gspG gene encoding type II secretion system major pseudopilin GspG, with the protein product MKYQKSIRQRVAAGFTLLEMVIVLGIIAVLLGGSIALIGGIGDGAKLQRVDADFNAIGSSLKTYKLNAGNYPTQQQGLEALVTKPSSTPVPRRWTKIADRVPTDPWNQPYGYKFPGTKDPSEFELFSLGKDGQAGTDDDLSSQDGK
- a CDS encoding saccharopine dehydrogenase family protein; this translates as MNKVLLIGAGGVGSVVAHKCAMVPEVFGEITLASRTKSKCDAIAAEVKKRTGRDIATAQVDADDPIQTAELIRKTGATLVINVALPYQDLTIMEACLSAGVDYLDTANYEPKDVAKFEYSWQWALHEQWLGADRSALLGSGFDPGVTNVFTAWALKHHFDQIHTLDIIDVNGGNHGKAFATNFNPEINIREVTAECRHWEDGQFVETAPMSKHQAFTCPEGVGTYEIYRMYHEELESLVKHIPTIKRAQFWMSFSPNYLKHLEVLQNVGMTRIDPVVYNGVEIIPLQFLKAVLPDPGELGQTTKGKTCIGNVITGVKDGQPKAIYIYNICDHEACFAEVGSQAISYTTGVPAMIGAKQMLEGKWRKPGVWNMEQYDPDSFMADLNVHGLPWQFIELTPEQAAGFVVA